From Wolbachia endosymbiont (group A) of Longitarsus flavicornis, the proteins below share one genomic window:
- a CDS encoding DMT family transporter: MCWLYLLLSSILEILWAVTLKFSNSFTKVVPSIATLVIMIISIYFLSLAACFLPIRVCYAVSSGICTIGITIIGATAFTENINLSQVLCIILIVIGTIGLKLSI; the protein is encoded by the coding sequence ATGTGCTGGTTATATTTGTTGCTGTCTAGTATCCTAGAGATACTGTGGGCTGTAACGCTAAAGTTTAGTAACAGTTTTACTAAAGTTGTGCCTTCGATTGCAACATTGGTAATTATGATCATTAGCATTTATTTTTTATCTCTTGCAGCATGCTTTCTACCTATTAGAGTATGCTATGCAGTTTCCTCTGGAATATGCACAATTGGAATAACTATAATTGGTGCAACCGCTTTCACAGAGAATATTAATTTATCTCAAGTTTTATGTATCATTTTAATTGTAATAGGAACCATAGGGCTAAAGCTCTCTATTTAA
- a CDS encoding D-alanyl-D-alanine carboxypeptidase family protein: MLSRLVILLLVFILPFSSYSYQFRTKAKQAVVLDLASDSFIFDHNSDEKMAPSSMSKLMTLYVAFDYLKAGIINMEDKFRVSRKAWERRGSSMFLKEGQFVTVRELLEGITIVSGNDACITLAEGIAGSEENFVAEMNEVAQNLNLNDSHFVNSSGWPDGDHFMSAKDLIMLAKRIFTDFPEYYDLFSEQYLTYNEIAQKNKNLLLFHDIGVDGLKTGYTNAGGYGIVASAKRNDRRIFAVVNGLNTEKERIEEAKRLIQYSLNHFNTKKIFAKDSVVEEVNVLYGKDKKVPITVANDVTITYNRKLHDQIKVRIEYKDMIPAPIKKGQEVGKVFVEIPGIEQQTTPLYAANDVQELNFVEKFFRMLF, from the coding sequence ATGTTAAGCAGATTGGTAATTTTGCTATTAGTTTTTATACTTCCTTTTTCTTCATACTCATACCAGTTTAGAACCAAAGCAAAGCAAGCAGTAGTCTTAGATTTAGCTTCAGACTCGTTCATTTTTGACCATAATTCCGATGAAAAAATGGCCCCATCTTCAATGAGCAAATTGATGACTTTATATGTAGCCTTCGATTATCTAAAAGCTGGAATAATAAATATGGAGGATAAATTTCGAGTAAGTAGAAAAGCGTGGGAAAGGAGAGGCTCTTCTATGTTTTTGAAAGAAGGTCAATTTGTTACAGTGAGAGAATTACTTGAAGGAATTACAATAGTTTCAGGTAATGATGCATGCATAACACTAGCCGAGGGCATTGCAGGATCAGAAGAGAACTTTGTGGCTGAAATGAATGAGGTTGCACAAAATTTGAATCTGAATGACAGTCATTTTGTCAACTCAAGCGGGTGGCCAGATGGAGATCATTTTATGAGTGCAAAAGACTTGATAATGCTAGCAAAAAGGATTTTCACCGATTTTCCTGAATATTATGATTTATTTTCCGAACAATATTTGACATATAATGAAATTGCACAAAAGAATAAAAATCTTCTACTTTTTCACGATATTGGGGTTGACGGTTTAAAAACCGGTTATACAAATGCTGGTGGTTACGGCATTGTAGCATCTGCAAAACGAAATGATAGGAGAATTTTTGCTGTTGTAAATGGTTTAAACACTGAGAAAGAGCGAATAGAAGAAGCAAAAAGACTGATACAATACTCCTTAAATCATTTTAACACCAAGAAAATATTCGCTAAGGATAGCGTAGTTGAGGAAGTAAATGTTCTCTATGGAAAAGATAAAAAAGTGCCTATTACAGTTGCAAACGATGTTACCATAACTTACAACCGCAAATTACATGACCAAATTAAGGTGCGTATTGAATATAAAGATATGATACCTGCACCAATTAAAAAAGGTCAAGAAGTGGGCAAAGTTTTTGTAGAAATACCAGGTATTGAGCAACAAACCACACCTCTTTATGCAGCAAATGACGTGCAGGAATTGAATTTCGTAGAAAAGTTTTTTAGGATGTTGTTTTAA
- the radC gene encoding RadC family protein has translation MKDYKKGHRKRLREKIILDNGQSLLDYEVLEHILYSAYSRIDVKPIAKSLIESFGSLNKVFNADLEALQNVDDVSNAAISAIFCVKQAFVRSAREEIKDLPIIDNWEKLLDYLRISIGSLNKENFRVIYMNKKYRLIAEDLQNIGTVDQTPLYVREIIKRALLIGSTSIVISHNHPSGDTQPSNSDISLTRQLAEACQSIGIELIDHIIITFSSYFSFKENRLL, from the coding sequence ATGAAAGATTACAAAAAGGGGCATAGAAAGCGCCTAAGAGAGAAAATTATTTTAGATAATGGACAATCATTACTTGATTATGAAGTTTTAGAGCACATTTTATATTCAGCATACAGTAGAATTGATGTGAAACCGATAGCAAAGAGTTTGATAGAAAGTTTTGGCAGCTTAAATAAAGTTTTTAATGCTGACCTGGAAGCGCTGCAAAACGTTGATGATGTCAGCAATGCAGCGATATCTGCCATCTTTTGTGTAAAACAAGCCTTCGTTCGCTCTGCAAGAGAAGAAATAAAAGACCTGCCTATAATCGATAACTGGGAAAAATTGCTTGATTATTTAAGAATAAGTATAGGAAGCCTCAATAAGGAAAATTTTCGGGTCATCTACATGAACAAAAAGTATCGTCTAATAGCAGAAGACCTGCAAAACATTGGTACAGTAGATCAAACTCCTCTTTATGTCAGAGAGATCATCAAGCGCGCACTTTTGATTGGTTCAACATCCATTGTAATATCTCACAATCATCCAAGCGGAGATACACAACCTTCAAATAGCGATATATCTCTCACTAGACAACTAGCAGAAGCTTGCCAAAGTATAGGAATAGAATTAATAGACCACATTATTATTACATTCAGTAGCTATTTTAGTTTCAAGGAAAATAGGTTATTGTGA
- a CDS encoding class II aldolase/adducin family protein → MLTESKVKRDLVYAYQILSYLKFDDHTYTHLSVRSEDQKSFYIYPFGMRFDEVDERSLMKVSFDGNVIEGKEYQYNRTGYIIHGFVYQARKDIQAIFHLHTPSIVAVSSLKDGLLPISQWALHFYNKISYHNYNSLALSDTEGKRLIADLKENFVMLMRNHGSITCGRTIQEAMFYTYHLERACKTQCLTLAMNKELSIPSEEICSKAVKDLLSFESNLGERDWHAWVRLLKSKL, encoded by the coding sequence ATGTTAACAGAAAGCAAAGTAAAAAGGGATCTGGTTTACGCCTATCAAATTTTGTCCTACCTTAAGTTCGATGATCATACATATACTCACCTTTCAGTGCGTTCTGAAGATCAAAAGTCGTTTTATATTTATCCGTTTGGTATGCGTTTTGATGAAGTAGATGAACGTTCGTTAATGAAAGTATCATTTGATGGGAATGTAATTGAAGGCAAAGAATATCAATATAATAGAACTGGCTATATAATTCATGGTTTTGTTTATCAAGCAAGGAAAGATATTCAAGCAATTTTTCACTTGCATACACCTTCTATTGTAGCGGTTTCTTCTCTCAAAGATGGGCTGCTTCCTATAAGTCAATGGGCACTGCACTTTTACAATAAAATCTCTTACCATAATTATAATTCCCTAGCACTTAGCGATACAGAAGGAAAGAGGTTAATAGCTGATCTGAAAGAAAATTTTGTCATGTTAATGCGTAATCATGGATCCATAACGTGTGGTCGGACTATACAAGAAGCAATGTTCTACACATATCATTTAGAACGAGCGTGCAAAACTCAATGTTTAACGTTAGCAATGAATAAGGAGTTATCAATTCCAAGTGAAGAAATTTGCTCAAAAGCTGTAAAGGATCTCCTATCTTTTGAAAGCAATCTTGGTGAGAGGGATTGGCACGCATGGGTTAGGCTACTTAAAAGTAAGTTGTAA
- the tsaB gene encoding tRNA (adenosine(37)-N6)-threonylcarbamoyltransferase complex dimerization subunit type 1 TsaB, with translation MSILAIDTVGIGSSIAIVDYDGNCFVERNSASNSHAESFFKTLNTLFNKHNYNYDKIDHLAVVVGPGSFTGIRVGISAAQGINLATNKPLYGVSALEVQAYAISLLCMNNKKNIRAIIKNAQGFYTQLFDFNLLPLSGPTVACDPGHATSSTHMDCNLNASHAGLLVHYRLKNKQKLNEVEALYLNEPQYMKLL, from the coding sequence ATGTCTATTTTAGCGATTGATACTGTAGGTATTGGTAGTTCAATAGCAATAGTTGATTATGATGGTAATTGTTTTGTAGAGCGCAATTCCGCCAGCAATAGTCATGCAGAATCATTTTTTAAAACTTTAAATACTTTATTTAATAAGCACAATTATAACTATGATAAAATAGACCATTTAGCGGTAGTAGTTGGACCAGGAAGTTTCACTGGAATTAGAGTTGGTATATCAGCAGCACAAGGTATAAATCTTGCTACAAATAAGCCATTATACGGAGTTAGTGCGCTGGAAGTTCAAGCCTACGCAATATCTTTGCTTTGTATGAATAACAAAAAAAATATCAGAGCTATAATCAAAAATGCTCAAGGGTTTTATACGCAGTTATTTGATTTCAATTTATTGCCGCTGTCTGGTCCAACTGTAGCATGTGACCCTGGTCACGCTACAAGCAGTACACATATGGATTGCAATTTAAATGCTAGCCATGCAGGGCTATTAGTTCATTATAGACTGAAGAACAAGCAAAAATTAAATGAAGTTGAGGCTCTATATTTAAATGAGCCTCAGTATATGAAATTGCTATAG
- a CDS encoding cation:dicarboxylate symporter family transporter: MLQLLILLTVITSVAFFGHLVPMEIKTFLYSVSLSIKEVLLFIMPFVIFALIFSSVNNLKQSAIKFILLLIIMIFLSNLASSLIAYSVGHFIIQNTHSIQDITYEETIVPLWSFRLPLLLSNFYALACGFVSSIVVSTLLPKKSKELSNKMLDLTLFILKTFLTPIIPIFVLGLALKMQHDQVLSIIFKDYSIIFIIIASATYLYVFLLYGAANSFKVTSWIASIGNMIPAFITAMSTMSSNATMPLTLEGSKKNVKQPDIASSVIPITASFHLVGDCFFIIILSMIIASGYSLFTIDYVTFLLYFLLFKFAIVAVPAGGIMVMLPILEKYLKFSPEMLSLITALYIVFDPIITSANVMGNGAFTMMFAKLHDKLK; the protein is encoded by the coding sequence GTGCTACAACTATTAATCTTACTCACGGTCATCACTTCAGTTGCATTCTTTGGTCATTTAGTTCCAATGGAAATAAAAACCTTCTTGTACTCAGTGAGCCTGAGTATAAAAGAGGTTTTGCTATTTATAATGCCTTTTGTTATTTTTGCGTTAATCTTTAGCAGTGTTAACAATCTTAAGCAGTCAGCTATAAAGTTTATATTGTTACTTATTATAATGATCTTCTTATCGAATCTGGCTTCAAGTTTAATAGCTTATTCTGTTGGGCATTTTATCATACAAAACACTCATTCAATACAAGATATAACGTATGAAGAAACAATTGTTCCTTTATGGTCGTTTAGGCTGCCGCTACTCCTTTCTAATTTTTATGCCCTTGCTTGTGGATTTGTATCCAGCATAGTAGTGTCCACATTGCTACCCAAGAAAAGTAAAGAGCTTTCGAACAAAATGTTAGATTTAACTCTCTTTATTTTGAAGACGTTTTTGACGCCGATTATTCCAATATTTGTACTTGGGCTTGCTTTAAAAATGCAGCATGATCAAGTTTTATCTATAATATTTAAGGATTACTCAATAATTTTCATTATTATAGCATCTGCAACCTACCTTTATGTTTTCCTCTTATATGGAGCAGCAAATTCATTCAAGGTTACAAGCTGGATAGCTAGTATAGGCAATATGATACCGGCATTTATTACTGCAATGAGCACAATGTCTAGTAATGCAACTATGCCACTTACTCTTGAAGGAAGCAAAAAAAATGTAAAGCAACCTGACATAGCATCATCTGTCATACCAATAACTGCTAGCTTTCATTTAGTAGGTGATTGCTTTTTTATCATAATATTATCAATGATAATTGCCTCCGGTTATTCATTGTTCACAATAGATTATGTAACTTTTCTTCTCTATTTTTTGTTATTTAAGTTTGCTATCGTGGCAGTGCCGGCAGGAGGAATTATGGTAATGCTACCTATTCTTGAGAAATATCTCAAATTCTCTCCAGAAATGCTTTCGTTAATTACAGCATTGTATATAGTGTTTGATCCAATAATCACTTCAGCAAATGTTATGGGTAATGGTGCCTTTACTATGATGTTTGCAAAACTCCATGATAAGCTTAAGTAA
- a CDS encoding YhcG family protein, whose translation MTKIIAKEYTELLEQLKDHIATSRYKAALAVNSKLILLYHYIGTEILKRQREHGWGAKVIDQLSKDLRNAFPDMKGFSIQNLKYMRRFAGEYSENEIGQQAVDQLPWGHNIVIMYEIKNKEERFWYIKKSREHGWSRNILSMQIETNLYKREGKAITNFKEKLPSPQSDLAHYTLKDPYIFDFLSIGKDAHEREVEKGLVGHMEKFLLELGEGFAFVGRQFHLDVGNKDFYIDLLFYHLKLRCFVVIELKDKDFKPEYAGKMNFYLSAVDDLLKHSTDQPSIGLILCKSKDDVLAKYTLRDMTKPIGLAEYQITENLPENIKTALPTIEELEAELSKVSDKEK comes from the coding sequence ATGACAAAAATTATAGCAAAAGAATATACAGAACTTTTAGAGCAGTTGAAGGATCATATTGCAACAAGCCGTTATAAGGCAGCGCTTGCAGTAAATAGTAAGCTTATCTTGCTCTACCATTATATTGGAACAGAAATCTTAAAACGGCAAAGAGAACACGGCTGGGGAGCGAAAGTTATTGATCAATTAAGTAAAGATTTACGGAATGCTTTTCCTGATATGAAGGGGTTTAGTATTCAAAATCTAAAGTATATGAGAAGATTTGCAGGAGAATATAGCGAAAATGAAATTGGTCAACAAGCTGTTGACCAATTACCTTGGGGTCACAATATCGTAATAATGTATGAAATTAAAAATAAAGAAGAAAGATTTTGGTATATTAAAAAGTCGCGTGAACACGGCTGGTCTCGCAACATCTTATCTATGCAGATTGAAACAAATTTGTATAAACGTGAAGGTAAAGCAATAACTAATTTTAAAGAAAAATTACCATCTCCACAATCAGATTTAGCACATTATACATTAAAAGATCCGTATATTTTTGATTTTTTAAGTATAGGTAAAGATGCTCATGAAAGAGAAGTAGAAAAAGGACTCGTAGGACATATGGAAAAATTTCTGTTAGAACTCGGTGAAGGATTTGCTTTTGTTGGTAGACAATTTCATTTAGATGTTGGTAATAAAGACTTTTATATTGATTTATTATTCTATCATTTAAAGTTACGTTGCTTCGTAGTGATTGAACTAAAAGATAAGGATTTTAAGCCGGAATATGCTGGTAAAATGAATTTTTATCTTTCTGCAGTTGATGATTTACTGAAGCACTCGACAGATCAACCTTCTATAGGGTTAATCTTATGTAAATCTAAAGACGATGTACTTGCTAAATATACACTCCGAGACATGACCAAACCAATAGGTCTTGCAGAATATCAAATCACTGAGAATCTACCAGAAAACATAAAAACAGCTCTGCCAACAATAGAAGAATTAGAAGCTGAATTATCGAAAGTTTCAGATAAGGAAAAGTAA
- the recO gene encoding DNA repair protein RecO, whose amino-acid sequence MRWKDEGIIIAAKKYGDKNLILSLFTKNHGKRRGLTKLTNNSNYKFQISNLLHAEWSARLPENLGFFKCELIESPFHHFFQDRLKSITIVSFSSILEKVLPESEPCAVLYDNFRYFIDVIKHNNQSWQSHYLNLELLLLTQLGFKLDLSKCAVTGVKENLQFISPKTGRAVSKKVGDYYADKLLPFPQMLHDVYNNNLQNSYSFQEFQLGLKVTGYFLNKYLFLQLNVKFPELRNLMLSL is encoded by the coding sequence ATGAGATGGAAAGATGAAGGCATCATTATAGCTGCTAAAAAATACGGCGATAAAAACTTAATTCTCTCTCTGTTTACAAAAAATCATGGAAAGCGCAGGGGATTAACTAAGCTAACAAACAATAGCAATTATAAGTTTCAAATAAGTAATCTATTACATGCAGAATGGAGTGCTAGGTTACCTGAAAATCTAGGTTTTTTTAAGTGCGAATTAATCGAATCTCCATTCCATCATTTCTTTCAAGATAGGTTAAAAAGCATTACTATTGTTTCTTTCTCCTCTATTTTAGAAAAAGTGCTTCCAGAAAGTGAACCCTGTGCCGTGCTGTATGACAATTTTCGATATTTCATCGATGTAATTAAACACAACAATCAGTCTTGGCAAAGCCATTATCTTAACTTAGAGCTTCTGCTTCTTACGCAATTGGGATTCAAGTTAGACTTATCCAAATGCGCTGTAACAGGTGTTAAGGAAAATTTACAATTTATTTCTCCAAAAACTGGTAGAGCAGTGTCAAAAAAAGTAGGAGATTATTATGCAGATAAACTCCTACCTTTTCCACAAATGTTACATGATGTATACAATAATAACCTACAAAACAGCTACTCATTCCAAGAATTTCAGTTAGGACTGAAAGTCACAGGATATTTTTTAAATAAGTATCTATTTTTGCAGTTAAACGTGAAATTTCCAGAGCTGAGAAACCTCATGTTGTCGCTTTAA
- a CDS encoding PleD family two-component system response regulator, translated as MTAKILVVDDVLSNVKLLEARLKAEYYTVIVAHDGEEAIDLVAKQQPDIILLDIMMPKMNGFQVCKELKSDPLTTHIPIIMVTALHDTHDRVQGINAGADDFLTKPINETALSARIKSLTRLKMIIDELRLRGETNAEIGGVAGNSIMDYSNQIFDANILVVDEDVFQAEQIYNVLKQRFRSIKILSDPIEALKVGIKDNYDLIISDMQFSKTDGLRLCSGFRSKVETRYTPILILSEDYDKNNLVKALDVGANDYLTVPLDEGELIARVNSQVKRKRYQDALRMNLFNNAEMSIKDPLTNCYNRRYFDAHLRNIVKDSVEKDRRLSLMILDIDYFKMVNDNFGHSAGDELLKQIQRRISENIRVTDLLARFGGEEFVVVMPDTDTSDAYTIAERIRKIIAKKPFILADKNTTHDVTVSIGIAEMQESDLDNIKEFIVRADKYLYKAKNSGRNRVVTGYS; from the coding sequence ATGACAGCGAAGATTCTGGTAGTAGATGATGTACTATCTAATGTCAAGCTTTTAGAAGCTCGACTAAAAGCAGAGTACTATACGGTTATCGTAGCTCATGATGGTGAAGAAGCTATAGATTTAGTAGCAAAGCAGCAGCCTGATATTATATTACTTGATATCATGATGCCAAAGATGAATGGCTTTCAAGTTTGTAAGGAGCTAAAGAGTGATCCCTTGACAACCCATATTCCAATAATTATGGTAACTGCACTGCATGACACTCATGATAGAGTGCAAGGTATTAATGCTGGCGCGGATGATTTTCTGACTAAACCAATAAACGAAACTGCTTTATCTGCACGAATTAAGTCTCTCACGCGCTTAAAAATGATTATAGATGAATTGCGTTTAAGAGGAGAAACCAACGCTGAGATTGGTGGAGTCGCAGGAAACAGTATTATGGATTATTCTAATCAGATTTTTGATGCTAACATACTTGTTGTAGATGAAGATGTCTTTCAAGCAGAGCAGATATATAATGTACTAAAGCAACGCTTTAGGTCAATTAAAATACTGAGTGATCCAATAGAGGCATTAAAGGTTGGTATTAAGGATAATTACGACTTGATCATTTCTGATATGCAGTTTTCAAAAACTGACGGCTTGCGTTTGTGTTCTGGGTTTCGTAGTAAGGTGGAAACACGTTATACACCAATTCTAATTCTTTCTGAGGATTATGATAAAAACAATTTAGTAAAAGCACTTGATGTAGGTGCTAATGATTATTTAACAGTACCTTTGGATGAGGGTGAGTTAATAGCAAGGGTTAATTCGCAAGTAAAACGCAAAAGATATCAAGATGCCTTGAGAATGAATTTATTTAATAATGCGGAAATGTCTATAAAGGACCCATTAACTAACTGTTATAATAGAAGATATTTTGATGCACACTTAAGAAACATTGTTAAGGACTCTGTAGAAAAAGATAGAAGGTTGTCTCTTATGATACTTGATATAGACTATTTTAAGATGGTGAATGACAATTTTGGACATAGTGCTGGAGATGAACTTTTAAAGCAAATACAGAGAAGAATTTCTGAAAATATTAGAGTGACAGATTTGTTAGCTAGATTTGGTGGTGAGGAATTTGTTGTTGTAATGCCAGATACCGATACATCAGATGCGTATACTATTGCGGAAAGAATACGCAAAATTATTGCTAAAAAACCTTTTATACTTGCGGATAAAAATACAACCCACGATGTAACTGTGAGCATTGGAATTGCAGAAATGCAAGAATCTGACCTTGACAATATTAAAGAATTTATAGTACGTGCCGACAAATATTTATATAAGGCAAAAAACAGTGGTAGAAATAGAGTGGTTACTGGCTATAGCTAA